Genomic DNA from Solanum dulcamara chromosome 4, daSolDulc1.2, whole genome shotgun sequence:
aCTTCGCGATATGTTTAACATCTTTCCTAGGGCAAAATAAACTTCACTTCCTCCCATGTAACTTCACAAATATTACCTTATAAATGCGCCTGCATAGATCGGGATGGATAAAAGAGTTCCTATTATCAACTATCTTGGAACTGAGCAGAGTTGATTGATTGAACTAGGAAGAAAGGAAGAGTTAAATAACTGAATGGCCCCTTATGTTCTGAACATCTAAAAATAGGATGATGAAAAGCAATGCAAGTTAACACCGAGAGAAGCAAGACAATATAAGGCCCAGATCTTAACATGCAACAGAaactcaaattatttatgatgTTGTGAAAGGAAAATATATTAACAAAAAGCTTGAGAACAACTGTAAACAGAGGCCACTTACTTCAAGCAAAGCACGTATTGCCAGTTTCACAGTTTCCTGGCCAGATGTTTCTTTGTAATTCTTCTCCAAGAACTCGCGAGTAGAGTTGGAGTTCCTGCCAGTCGCATTGGCTTTCCAAGCTGAGAATGTACCTGATGGATCTGTTTGGTAAAGTGAGGGGACACCTGTATGTGGGTCAAAACCAATGATCAAGGTGGATAGGCCAAATGGCCTCACCCCACCACTTTGAGTATACTTTTGCTGAAGACCAGCAATGTACCGAGTTATGTACTCAACGGTAACAGGATCTTCAACCGTAAGCCTATGACTCTGACACTCAATACGTGCCTTATTCACAAGGACTCGTGCATCTGCTTTCAGTCCAGCACAGGCCAATGCAATGTGATCATCTAGATTTACTATCTTTCTTACTGACCTACAAACACGAAAAAGATTAATTAGATTAGGCATTCAAAACAGGTGGAGAACAAAATAAAATGCAAGAATGATATCTAATCACCAAGAACACTAGGCGAGGGTGATCAAAGTAAACTTAAGTGCTATGTATTTGACAGAACACATCAcctaataaataaagt
This window encodes:
- the LOC129885325 gene encoding proteasome subunit alpha type-7, with translation MARYDRAITVFSPDGHLFQVEYAMEAVRKGNAAVGVRGTDTVVLGVEKKSTPKLQDSRSVRKIVNLDDHIALACAGLKADARVLVNKARIECQSHRLTVEDPVTVEYITRYIAGLQQKYTQSGGVRPFGLSTLIIGFDPHTGVPSLYQTDPSGTFSAWKANATGRNSNSTREFLEKNYKETSGQETVKLAIRALLEVVESGGKNIEVAVMTKEHGLKQLEEAEIDAIVAEIEAEKAAAEAAKKAPPKET